In the genome of Mesosutterella faecium, the window GCTTGACGTATCCGACGCTGCGCTCAACCTTGCCTTTGGACCGGGGCTTGCGGACGGCAGTGGCGACAGGGGTGAAATCGTACTGGTCTGCCAGAAACTGGTACCGGTCAGTGAAGCGAACCTCACCCCGGCGTTGGTGGAAAGCCACCAGCGAGGCTGCGTTGTCGCTGATCACCTGCCTAGGAACTCCTTGAAAATAAATAAACGCCTGCTCTATGCCCTGCAGCCAGGCCTCCTGGGTCTCTCTTTCAAACGCCATGGCGAAAATGCGCCTCGAATAGCCCAAAATGGCGACAAAAACATGCACATGCGTCATCTGGCCTGCAATTTCAACGTCTTTTTCGCCAAAATCAATCTGCATCTGGTCGCCTGGCTGGGTCTCAAACCTGTCGGGCGAAGGCATGTTCTGAAGCTTGACCTGATGCCGGAAGCCTCTGATGAAGCGGTTGAAGACGTCCTGCCGCACTTCCACTCCATATTTTTCCTGGATCAGCCGGATGGTCACCGGGCCGCTGCATTCTGCCCTGAGAAAAAGTGCCTGGGCATCTTCAGTATGGGCCTGGAGGAAGGCAAGGCTGGGGCCGGGACGCCGGCCGACTTTCAGTGGAACAACGCCCTTGATGTACCGCCTGATGGCCTTGCGGGACACGCGCAGCGTGCGATGGATGTACCTGATGCTCTGCCCTTGCTCATGCAGAGCCAGAATGCTTTGCTGAATTGATTTTGAGAGCATGAAGTCGGACCTTTCATAATGTGACTTTCTGCTCTGATGTTTTAACGAATTGCGATCCACAACGGAACCCTCTCATAAAAAAAATTGGGAGGGGTGGTCTCTTGGTTCTGAATAATTTGGTGGGTACTTTATTTCAATTCACGACACGCTCAATCGTTACATTCGTCTTGTAAACATAAAAGAAACCAATAATTTACGAGACACCTACTACAGGCACCTCATGCTGGGCGCGAATGAGGAAACACTTTCCTCCCCGACGAACAACGCAGAGATAGCGCTGGCACTGAGGGATGCCGGGGATTAGCGGAATGCTTCTTCCGCCTGATGCCTCTTGCTGCATCCTTACGAATTCCGTTCCTCCCCGGCTTCCAGCGCTGCTTTCAGCCGGTCCGACAGCCCGCCCGAGCGCATCACCCGCCGCCCGACCGCAGCCGCGACCGCGCCCCGGCCCGCAAAGAGCGTGAGCCTTCCCTTGTCGGCCCCCCGGTCGGCGAGCCTCGTCACGGCTGTGTAAAGGAGCTCGCGAGACCCGATCTTCTCCCCGCCCCCTTCCGGCAGGCAGACCGCGAGATTGTGGTAGGCCGAACCCTGGCTCTTGTGGATCGTGATCGCGAAGGCGCTTTCATGCTGCGGCAGCAGCGCCACGGGAAGCGCAAGCCCCAGCGCCCCGAACCAGGCGACCAGACCTTTTTCCCCGTTCTGGAGCTCCACCGCGGTGTCGCCGTTCGAGAGCCCGAGCGCGCGGCTGTTCTTGGTCACGATGATGAGCCTGCCCGGGTAATGGATAGCTTCGGGCTCCGCGCCCGAAGCCTTCCGGACGCCCTTTTCCATGAAGGCATTCACGGCGTCCGTGCCGTTTTCCCCGACGTGCACCGAAGAGAGCACCCGCACGCTGTCGGCCTGAGCCCAGAGCCTGTCAACGCCTTCGGCGTCCCCGGCCAGAGGGAGCAGCGATCCATTTTTTCCCTGATGCAGGAGAAAGCCGTAGGCGTCCCTGAGCCACGCCTGAAGCCCCCGCGAAACGCCGCCCGAGGCCCGGCCGGAAGTTTTCTCCCAGTCGATCGCATTGTCGCCCGCCTGGTTTGGGGCTTCGAGGACGTCGAAGACCGCCTTTTCGTCGACCTCGCCTGACCTGGGAGTGATCGCCCGGGCGAGCCGGTAGAGCCTCGAGTCATCGCCGAAGCGGTGGTTTTTCGTGAACCCGAAGATGCAGGGAGCAAGAGGTCCCGCCTTGTCCGAGAGATCTGCAAAGACGGAGCCCGGGCCCACGGCCGCGAGCTGGTCCTTGTCGCCCAGGAGCAGCACCCGCGTGCGGGCGGGGTCGAGGGCGTCAAAGAGCCTCGAGGCGAGGTCGATGTCCATCATCGAGCATTCGTCGACCACGAGGACGTCGGCATCGATCCGGCGCTGTTCGGAGAGCCAGCGGTGCAGGGTCTGGCAGCGGATGCCCGCGCCCCGCACGAGGCCCGCGAGCCGCTCGAGCTCCCCGCCGCCCTTTTCCATCCAGGGCAGAGCCTCGAGGATCGAGCCGGCGAGGTTCGAGGCGGCCTTGCCGGTCGGCGCGGCCCCCGCGATGACAAGGCCGGGATTTTTCGCGAGGAGGCAGGCGATGATCCTCACCACCACCGTGGTCTTTCCCGTGCCGGGGCCTCCGGTGATGACCGTGAGCCGGTTTCGAAGGGCGCCTTTCACCGCCCGGTCGTGGTCCGGGTCGTCGCGGCCGCTTTGGCGGTCGCTCTCGATGAAGGCCTCGGCCGCCCGCCGCATCTCATCGTCGAGCGGGCTCTTTTTCCCGCGGGCAAACGAGGCGACCGCATCCGCGAGCCGCTTCTCCTCGGAAAAGCGCCTTTCGAGGTACAGCCTTTCGCCCGCCTCATCCCAGACCAGGGGAGAAAGGAGGCCACCCTCCCCCGAGGCCTGCGCCATCGGGCGCGCGAGGCCCGAGTCGGACAGCTGCCTGGCCGCCGCGGCCTTCTCGAGCGAATCCACGGGCAGGCACACGCCGCCGCTTGTCTGGGGGTCGGACTCCATCGCCGCGAACCCGTCCATCACGGCCTCGAGCGCCTCAGGCGTTCCCGGCCGGAGCTCCCCCGTGCGCTCGAGCGGCCGCAGCAGCGCGCGGCCCAAAGCCCGCCACGCCTCGCGCTCGAAGCGCTCCTCACTGGTTTCCTCGATCTTGTCCGTCGCCGTCATTTCGTCCTTTCTCCGCCCAGCAGCCTGCCCGATTCAAGGATGAGCCGGGGGTCGGGCCTGAGCACCACCGCGGCCGGCTCCGGGGCGGGCGCTGCGGCCGAGAACCCCCTCACGAACACGTAGGCCATGCCGCCGATCCTTTTAACCGCCTTTTCCGGCTCAAGCCCCCAGGCCTCGGAAATCATCCGGGAGAGCGCCGTGAGATAGAAAAGCGCCTGCCAGCCGTACTTCGCCTCGAGCATGACCTCCAGCATCTCCCGCCTGACGTAGGAGCGCGAGCTCCGGTCGCCCGGCTGATCCGTCTTCCAGTCGGCCAGCCAGAAGCGCCCCGAGGCGTCCTGCACGAGCAGATCGATGCGGCCTTCGAGATAGCCCCGAAGCTGCGTCCTCGCCGCCGAGGGCTCGAGGTCCGCAAGCGGCAGCCGCGCCTCGGCCGGCACTTTCCGGTTGAGCTCGAGAATCTTCCGCGCAAAGCCCTCGGCCGTGACGCCCTCCCCCACCGTGAGGGCGAAGGGCAGCTCCGGGGCCGCGCAGCCTTCCGGCACGTCGGCGATCCTGAGGGCTCCGGGCCCGGCCCAGAGCGGCGTCGAAAAGACGCCGCGGATGCGGTCCGAGAGCCACGAAACCGCGTCCTCGCGGTCCTTCTTCGGGTCAGACTCCGCACCCTCCCCGCGCCTGACCTTGCGGGCAAGGAGCGAAGCCCCTTTCGTCGCCTCGAAAACCCTGCGGAAGCCCCTTCCCGACTCGAGGAACCCGGGGCTTCTGTGCAGCCCCGCGCGGATCCCGGCCTCCAGAAGGTTGTGGACCGCGTCGCCCGTGTCCTTGCCGCCTGAGAGGAAGGCGGGATTATGGAGGGGATCGGGGCCGGACGGCTCTTCCTCCCCTTCGGGCTCCTCCTCATAGGATTCGTCGGGCTCGCGCTCGTCGGCAGGGCCCGGCAGCGACAGTTCAAACCCCCGCGCGATGCTCGAGTAGCTCGAGCTCCTCCAGGGGCGGAAAAGAGGCCCCGCGGCCTGGACTCCCGCGAGGGTGTCCTCCGGATCGGAAGGCTTCCCGACGGGGGAGGAGGCCCGGGCGGCCGGCGCCGGGGCGGCCGGCTCCTTCGGGCAGAGCACCGCGGCGAGCGGCTCGCCCTGCGGGCAGCGCTCGAGGCTTTCCGCCGCCTCTTCAAGAAGCGCCGATCGGGGGTCGTCCCCGGTCTTTCCTTTTCTCAGCGCCTGCGCCATCCCGGCGCGCACCCCGGGATCGTTCGCGAACGTGGATTCGTTCTGAAGGCGGGACTGGAAGAGCTCGAGGCCGCGCGTCATCGCTTCAGCCAGCAGTGCGTCCTCCTCCGTGGCGTCGGGGCGGGCCTTCCCCTTTTTCTTCCGGCTCCCGGGGCTGCCGGGCTCCGGCTGCGGCAGCGGATCCGCCTTGAGCAGGTCGGTCCAGACGGAACGGGGTTTGGCGAAGTGAAACACCCCCCTCACCGCCCTGTAGACCACGGGCAGCGGCAGAACCACGCGGGCCGAGCCCCGGGTCGCCCCGACATAGGCGATCCGCACGAGCTCCTCGCGGATCTCCCGGATCGTCTCGGCCTTGCGGCCGCCGTCGCGGGGCTTGAGCAGGTATTCCCAGCCGCCTTCTGCGCCGCGCACGAGGAGCGGATTCTGTTTACTCCCCTCCCTGTAGGAAAAGGCGCCTGCTAGGTAGACGACCGGGTACTCGAGCCCCTTCGAGCCGAAGACGGTTTCGACCCGGACCAGGGAGTCGTCGCTTTCCACCCGCAGCTGCCGCTCGTCGGGAGGAATCTTTTTCTCCTGAGAGTACGGATTCGCGCTTTTCGGCTTCAGATCGTCCAGCGTCCGCTCGAATTCCTGCACGAGGGAGGGCAGGCTCTTCACGCGCTCGTACTGCGCGTGCAGGAGCTCGACCACCTGGCCCCAGTTCGTGAGGCTGCGCTCGCCCCCGGGCGAGGCAAGCGCCCGGCCCACCGTGCCGAAGGCGGTGAAGAGGTAGGAAAAGGCCGCGGCGAATCCGTAGCGATCGCAGCGGGCCCGGGCGTTGCGGAAGCGCTCCAGGTCCTCGAGATAGAGGTCCTCGATCCGCTTTTCCTCTTCCTGCCTTTCCTCTCCCGCCCCGGGCTCGGGTGCGGCGAGCTCCGAGAGCTTCCGGCCGCAGACCGGGGTGGCCCGCGCGGCGTTGACCACCGCGCGGTCGACCGGGTCGCTCACGGCCCGCATCACGGCGAGGATGTCCTGCGCCTCGGGCGTGAGATAGACGTCGTCGCGGGTCACGTGCAGGGTCCCGATCCCCCGCTCGGAAAGCTCCCGCTCGAGATCGGCGGAGTTCGAGTGGCTGCGCACGAGGACCGCGATGTCGCCCGGCCTCAGGCGGGCCTGTTCAAGCGTGAGGCGTGGATCGGCCAGCCTCGCGCCCACATAGGTCTCGGAGGACAGCAGGGAGGCGATGTCGGAGGCAATGGCGCGCCCTTCCGCCTGGCGCGCCAGATCCGCATTGAGCAGCCTTCCCGCGCCGTCCCCGTCCTTCCAGGCGGCGGGCGCCTCCCAGCGCCCGGTCCAAAGCTCGAAGGCACGCACGGGCTCGAGCCTGCCGCTTTCGGGATTTTTCCTGAAGAGCGGCAGCCTCGAGGCGCTGCTTTTCACGGGTAAATAGCCGATTCCTTCGGAAAAACGGGATTTCTTCTCCGGGGTCGAAAAAAGGACGTTCACGGCGTCGACCGCGGGAGGCGTGCTCCGGTAGTTCGTCCCGAGGCTCCAGGGGGCGCTGCCCCCGCGCGCGGCCTCGTCGCGCGCCCCGAGGTAGACCTCGATCTGGGCCCCGCGGAAGCGGTAGATCGACTGCTTCGGGTCGCCCACGAACACGGCCAGCGCGTCCTTGTCTTCCGGGTCGAGAAAGAGCTTCTTGAAAACGGCGTACTGGATCTCGTCGGTGTCCTGGAACTCGTCGACCAGGACCGCCCTGAACTGCCGCCTCACCGTGCCCCGGAAGGCCGCGCTTGATTCGGCCGACCGCAGCATGTCCTGCAGGATGTCGTCAAAGGACATGACGCCCTCGCGGCGCTTCGCCTCCCGCACGAGCCCGGGGACCTGGTCCGCAAACTCGGAAAGCGTCGCCCGCAGCCCCGGGCTCGCGTCCGGAAATGCCAGGCCTGCCTGACTTCCCGGGTGCTGCTGCAGCTGCCTGAGCAGCTCCGCGCCGTCAAACCCGATGAGCTCCTGCTGCGCCTGCGGGGAGCCCTTGAGGGCCTCGCCCGCAAGCCGGCTGCGCTTGAAATCCTCGATCACGCGGGCCGTGATCGACGGGTCTTCGTCCAGGGTCGTCTCGAAGGCCGTGCCGCCGGAAAAGGCAAAGGACTGGAGCATCTTCTGGCAGAAGCTGTGGATCGTGTAGACCGCGGCCTCGTCGAAATTCTCGAGCGCGGCCGCGATCCGGCCCCGGGCCCGCCCGAAG includes:
- a CDS encoding AAA family ATPase, encoding MTATDKIEETSEERFEREAWRALGRALLRPLERTGELRPGTPEALEAVMDGFAAMESDPQTSGGVCLPVDSLEKAAAARQLSDSGLARPMAQASGEGGLLSPLVWDEAGERLYLERRFSEEKRLADAVASFARGKKSPLDDEMRRAAEAFIESDRQSGRDDPDHDRAVKGALRNRLTVITGGPGTGKTTVVVRIIACLLAKNPGLVIAGAAPTGKAASNLAGSILEALPWMEKGGGELERLAGLVRGAGIRCQTLHRWLSEQRRIDADVLVVDECSMMDIDLASRLFDALDPARTRVLLLGDKDQLAAVGPGSVFADLSDKAGPLAPCIFGFTKNHRFGDDSRLYRLARAITPRSGEVDEKAVFDVLEAPNQAGDNAIDWEKTSGRASGGVSRGLQAWLRDAYGFLLHQGKNGSLLPLAGDAEGVDRLWAQADSVRVLSSVHVGENGTDAVNAFMEKGVRKASGAEPEAIHYPGRLIIVTKNSRALGLSNGDTAVELQNGEKGLVAWFGALGLALPVALLPQHESAFAITIHKSQGSAYHNLAVCLPEGGGEKIGSRELLYTAVTRLADRGADKGRLTLFAGRGAVAAAVGRRVMRSGGLSDRLKAALEAGEERNS
- the istA gene encoding IS21 family transposase, which gives rise to MDRNSLKHQSRKSHYERSDFMLSKSIQQSILALHEQGQSIRYIHRTLRVSRKAIRRYIKGVVPLKVGRRPGPSLAFLQAHTEDAQALFLRAECSGPVTIRLIQEKYGVEVRQDVFNRFIRGFRHQVKLQNMPSPDRFETQPGDQMQIDFGEKDVEIAGQMTHVHVFVAILGYSRRIFAMAFERETQEAWLQGIEQAFIYFQGVPRQVISDNAASLVAFHQRRGEVRFTDRYQFLADQYDFTPVATAVRKPRSKGKVERSVGYVKHNALVGVRYKSFEQLNMNLRAWCGQTADRRVLASFQHTPLERWPEEKKALRPLPCGPQYSAIWVTRKADKCGFIHLENRCYRLPDACRLQEVRLHVSSQNLEVYCGQKRIICLDKTADAYSPRQQPLSTPRNAAKAFEEEKKILQKDPVYQAYQAAGAGMPENSAQYNLLFVGAEPEGVRP
- a CDS encoding UvrD-helicase domain-containing protein → MTQGNREFDCRESRLDRVNFIEASAGTGKTYTLQRLVLRLLVEKAMPLDEILIVTFTRAATGELKERLRAILTEALAVLEPDGSGGFAPAGKSSGEPADSSLLQLYEKWRGEDGIGFGRARGRIAAALENFDEAAVYTIHSFCQKMLQSFAFSGGTAFETTLDEDPSITARVIEDFKRSRLAGEALKGSPQAQQELIGFDGAELLRQLQQHPGSQAGLAFPDASPGLRATLSEFADQVPGLVREAKRREGVMSFDDILQDMLRSAESSAAFRGTVRRQFRAVLVDEFQDTDEIQYAVFKKLFLDPEDKDALAVFVGDPKQSIYRFRGAQIEVYLGARDEAARGGSAPWSLGTNYRSTPPAVDAVNVLFSTPEKKSRFSEGIGYLPVKSSASRLPLFRKNPESGRLEPVRAFELWTGRWEAPAAWKDGDGAGRLLNADLARQAEGRAIASDIASLLSSETYVGARLADPRLTLEQARLRPGDIAVLVRSHSNSADLERELSERGIGTLHVTRDDVYLTPEAQDILAVMRAVSDPVDRAVVNAARATPVCGRKLSELAAPEPGAGEERQEEEKRIEDLYLEDLERFRNARARCDRYGFAAAFSYLFTAFGTVGRALASPGGERSLTNWGQVVELLHAQYERVKSLPSLVQEFERTLDDLKPKSANPYSQEKKIPPDERQLRVESDDSLVRVETVFGSKGLEYPVVYLAGAFSYREGSKQNPLLVRGAEGGWEYLLKPRDGGRKAETIREIREELVRIAYVGATRGSARVVLPLPVVYRAVRGVFHFAKPRSVWTDLLKADPLPQPEPGSPGSRKKKGKARPDATEEDALLAEAMTRGLELFQSRLQNESTFANDPGVRAGMAQALRKGKTGDDPRSALLEEAAESLERCPQGEPLAAVLCPKEPAAPAPAARASSPVGKPSDPEDTLAGVQAAGPLFRPWRSSSYSSIARGFELSLPGPADEREPDESYEEEPEGEEEPSGPDPLHNPAFLSGGKDTGDAVHNLLEAGIRAGLHRSPGFLESGRGFRRVFEATKGASLLARKVRRGEGAESDPKKDREDAVSWLSDRIRGVFSTPLWAGPGALRIADVPEGCAAPELPFALTVGEGVTAEGFARKILELNRKVPAEARLPLADLEPSAARTQLRGYLEGRIDLLVQDASGRFWLADWKTDQPGDRSSRSYVRREMLEVMLEAKYGWQALFYLTALSRMISEAWGLEPEKAVKRIGGMAYVFVRGFSAAAPAPEPAAVVLRPDPRLILESGRLLGGERTK